One Streptomyces fagopyri DNA window includes the following coding sequences:
- the pth gene encoding aminoacyl-tRNA hydrolase: protein MTTDAGAPWLIVGLGNPGPEYAMNRHNVGFMVADLLAERIGGRFKRAGKAQAQVIEGRIGPPGPAGRRVILAKPMSYMNLSGGPVNALRDFYKVPLAHVVAVHDELDIDYGVLRLKLGGGDNGHNGLKSMTKAMGPDYHRVRFGIGRPPGRMQVADFVLKDFASAERKELGYFVDRATDAVECLVIDGLERAQGTYNS, encoded by the coding sequence GTGACGACGGACGCAGGCGCCCCCTGGCTGATCGTGGGCCTGGGCAATCCCGGCCCCGAGTACGCCATGAACCGGCACAACGTGGGCTTCATGGTGGCCGACCTCCTGGCGGAGCGGATCGGCGGCAGGTTCAAGCGGGCCGGGAAGGCCCAGGCGCAGGTGATCGAGGGCCGTATCGGCCCGCCCGGTCCCGCCGGCCGCCGGGTGATCCTGGCCAAGCCGATGTCGTACATGAACCTGTCCGGCGGCCCGGTGAACGCGCTGCGCGACTTCTACAAGGTGCCGCTCGCGCACGTCGTCGCGGTCCATGACGAGCTGGACATCGACTACGGGGTGCTGCGGCTCAAGCTGGGCGGCGGCGACAACGGCCACAACGGGCTGAAGTCCATGACGAAGGCGATGGGCCCCGACTACCACCGGGTGCGCTTCGGCATCGGCCGGCCCCCGGGCCGGATGCAGGTCGCCGACTTCGTACTCAAGGACTTCGCGTCGGCCGAGCGCAAGGAACTGGGCTACTTCGTGGACCGGGCCACGGACGCGGTGGAATGCCTCGTCATCGACGGGCTGGAGCGGGCGCAGGGCACGTACAACTCCTGA
- a CDS encoding 50S ribosomal protein L25/general stress protein Ctc, with amino-acid sequence MSDVKLAAETRTEFGKGAARRIRRENKVPAVVYGHGVDPVHIALPGHELQLALRTPNVLLTLDIEGKTELAIPKAVQRDAIRGSLEHVDLLLVKRGEKVNVEVYVHTEGELAPGAFLLEHVLSTLTVEAEATHIPESVTVSIQGLEAGAAILAKDIPLPKGTTLAIDEDAVVLQVLAAQAEEAPADAEAENTEA; translated from the coding sequence ATGTCCGACGTCAAGCTCGCCGCCGAGACCCGTACCGAGTTCGGCAAGGGCGCCGCCCGCCGCATCCGCCGTGAGAACAAGGTCCCCGCGGTCGTCTACGGCCACGGTGTCGACCCCGTCCACATCGCGCTGCCGGGCCACGAGCTGCAGCTCGCCCTGCGCACCCCGAACGTCCTGCTCACCCTGGACATCGAGGGCAAGACCGAGCTCGCGATCCCGAAGGCCGTCCAGCGCGACGCCATCAGGGGCAGCCTCGAGCACGTCGACCTGCTCCTCGTGAAGCGCGGCGAGAAGGTCAACGTCGAGGTCTACGTCCACACCGAGGGCGAGCTGGCCCCGGGTGCCTTCCTGCTCGAGCACGTGCTCAGCACGCTGACGGTCGAGGCCGAGGCCACCCACATCCCGGAGTCGGTCACCGTCTCCATCCAGGGCCTGGAGGCCGGCGCCGCCATCCTCGCCAAGGACATCCCGCTCCCCAAGGGCACCACGCTGGCGATCGACGAGGACGCGGTCGTCCTCCAGGTCCTCGCCGCGCAGGCGGAGGAGGCCCCGGCGGACGCCGAGGCCGAGAACACCGAGGCCTGA
- a CDS encoding ribose-phosphate diphosphokinase → MTGIKTTGKKKMMFFSGRAHPELAEEVAHKLGVGVVPTKAFDFANGEIYIRYQESARGADCFLMQSHTAPINKWIMEQLIMIDALKRASARSITVIVPFYGYARQDKKHRGREPISARLIADLMKTAGADRILTVDLHTDQIQGFFDGPVDHLFALPILADYVGAKVDRSKLTVVSPDAGRVRVADRWCDRLDAPLAIVHKRRDKDVANKVTVHEVVGDVKGRVCVLVDDMIDTGGTICAAADALFAHGAEDVIVTATHGVLSGPAADRLKNSKVSEFVFTDTLPTPGELELDKITVLSIAPTIANAVREVFEDGSVTSLFEEQ, encoded by the coding sequence GTGACCGGGATCAAGACGACCGGCAAGAAGAAGATGATGTTCTTCTCCGGCCGCGCCCACCCCGAGCTTGCCGAGGAGGTCGCCCACAAGCTGGGTGTCGGGGTAGTCCCGACGAAGGCCTTCGACTTCGCGAACGGCGAGATCTACATCCGTTACCAGGAGTCCGCCCGCGGCGCCGACTGCTTCCTGATGCAGAGCCACACGGCTCCCATCAACAAGTGGATCATGGAGCAGCTGATCATGATCGACGCCCTGAAGCGGGCGTCCGCGCGCAGCATCACGGTGATCGTGCCGTTCTACGGTTACGCCCGGCAGGACAAGAAGCACCGCGGACGTGAACCGATCTCGGCGCGTCTGATCGCGGACCTGATGAAGACGGCGGGCGCCGACCGCATCCTCACCGTCGATCTGCACACCGACCAGATCCAGGGCTTCTTCGACGGCCCGGTCGACCACCTCTTCGCGCTGCCGATCCTGGCGGACTACGTGGGCGCCAAGGTCGACAGGTCGAAGCTCACCGTCGTCTCCCCCGACGCGGGCCGCGTGCGCGTCGCCGACCGCTGGTGCGACCGGCTGGACGCCCCGCTGGCGATCGTGCACAAGCGCCGCGACAAGGACGTCGCCAACAAGGTCACCGTCCACGAGGTCGTCGGCGACGTGAAGGGCCGCGTCTGTGTCCTCGTCGACGACATGATCGACACGGGTGGCACGATCTGCGCCGCCGCCGACGCCCTCTTCGCGCACGGCGCCGAGGACGTCATCGTCACGGCCACGCACGGCGTGCTCTCCGGTCCGGCCGCCGACCGTCTGAAGAACTCCAAGGTCAGCGAGTTCGTCTTCACGGACACCCTGCCGACCCCGGGCGAGCTGGAGCTGGACAAGATCACGGTGCTCTCCATCGCGCCGACGATCGCCAACGCGGTGCGTGAGGTCTTCGAGGACGGCTCGGTGACGAGCCTGTTCGAGGAGCAGTAG
- the glmU gene encoding bifunctional UDP-N-acetylglucosamine diphosphorylase/glucosamine-1-phosphate N-acetyltransferase GlmU, whose amino-acid sequence MSANRPAAVVVLAAGEGTRMKSATPKVLHELCGRSLVGHVLAAARALEPENLVVVVGHAREQVTAHLAQSDPTVRTAVQAEQNGTGHAVRMALEELGGGIDGTVVVVCGDTPLLSGETLRRLAATHDSDGNAVTVLTAEVPDATGYGRIVRDGASGAVTAIVEHKDATESQRAIREINSGVFAFDGQLLADALGKVRTDNSQGEEYLTDVLGILREAGHRVGASVSADHREIAGINNRVQLAAARRTLNDRLLERAMLAGVTVVDPASTWVDVTVTFEQDAIVHPGTQLQGATHLAEGAEVGPNCRLKDTRVGAGARVDTTVANSAEVGPEAVVGPFAYLRPGTRLGLKAKIGTYVETKNSTIGEGTKIPHLSYVGDATIGDHSNIGAASVFVNYDGQEKHHTTVGSHCRTGSDNMFVAPVTVGDGAYTAAGSVITKDVPPGSLAVARGQQRNIEGWVARKRPGSAAAKAAEAASREPEGEA is encoded by the coding sequence GTGAGCGCCAATCGCCCGGCAGCCGTCGTCGTTCTCGCAGCGGGTGAGGGCACCCGTATGAAGTCGGCCACACCCAAGGTCCTGCACGAACTGTGCGGCCGTTCCCTGGTGGGCCATGTACTGGCGGCCGCCCGCGCGTTGGAGCCGGAGAACCTGGTCGTCGTCGTGGGCCACGCCCGCGAGCAGGTCACCGCGCACCTCGCCCAGTCCGACCCGACGGTCCGCACCGCCGTCCAGGCCGAGCAGAACGGCACCGGGCACGCCGTCCGCATGGCGCTCGAGGAGCTCGGCGGCGGCATCGACGGAACCGTCGTCGTGGTCTGCGGCGACACCCCGCTGCTCAGCGGCGAGACCCTGCGCCGGCTCGCCGCGACCCACGACAGCGACGGCAACGCCGTCACCGTGCTCACCGCCGAGGTCCCCGACGCCACCGGCTACGGCCGTATCGTCCGGGACGGGGCCAGCGGCGCCGTCACCGCGATCGTCGAGCACAAGGACGCCACCGAGTCGCAGCGGGCGATCCGGGAGATCAACTCCGGGGTGTTCGCCTTCGACGGGCAGCTGCTGGCGGACGCGCTCGGCAAGGTGCGGACCGACAACAGCCAGGGCGAGGAGTACCTCACCGACGTCCTGGGCATCCTGCGCGAGGCCGGGCACCGGGTCGGCGCCTCCGTCTCCGCCGACCACCGCGAGATCGCCGGGATCAACAACCGCGTCCAGCTGGCCGCGGCCCGCCGCACCCTCAACGACCGGCTGCTGGAGCGGGCCATGCTCGCCGGCGTCACCGTCGTCGACCCGGCCTCGACCTGGGTCGACGTCACCGTCACCTTCGAGCAGGACGCGATCGTGCACCCCGGCACCCAGCTGCAGGGCGCCACGCATCTCGCCGAGGGCGCCGAGGTCGGACCCAACTGCCGCCTGAAGGACACCAGGGTGGGGGCGGGGGCGCGGGTCGACACCACGGTCGCCAACAGCGCCGAGGTCGGCCCCGAAGCCGTCGTCGGCCCGTTCGCGTACCTGCGCCCCGGCACCCGCCTCGGCCTCAAGGCCAAGATCGGCACGTACGTCGAGACGAAGAACTCCACGATCGGCGAGGGCACGAAGATCCCCCATCTCTCGTACGTGGGCGACGCGACGATCGGCGACCACTCGAACATCGGTGCCGCCAGCGTCTTCGTGAACTACGACGGGCAGGAGAAGCACCACACCACCGTGGGCTCCCACTGCCGCACCGGTTCGGACAACATGTTTGTGGCTCCCGTCACGGTGGGGGACGGCGCGTACACCGCCGCGGGCTCCGTCATCACCAAGGACGTACCGCCCGGTTCGCTGGCCGTGGCCCGTGGCCAGCAGCGGAATATCGAGGGTTGGGTGGCCCGCAAGCGTCCGGGAAGCGCGGCCGCGAAGGCCGCCGAGGCGGCCTCCCGGGAGCCGGAAGGCGAAGCCTGA
- a CDS encoding sensor histidine kinase, translated as MTTTGEEHTAAGTGPWWWVRWRGAALDVGLALMSAAECATEGIPFAHDAGLPAAVGAVFGLLAGSVLLLRRKWPIAVVLVSIAITPAQMGFAMGLVGLYTLAASELPRRIIAALAGMSFAGMLIVTFVRAHQGMVRGDVTMGDWFVPFVSITTAIGMTAPPVLLGLYVGARRRLMESLRERADSLERELQLLAERAEERAEWARNEERTRIAREMHDVVAHRVSLMVVHAAALQAVARKDPEKAVRNAALVGDMGRQALTELREMLGVLRTGDGLASRPQPVPLAAVGMAAAAAASRAADDPGEGPSLAELDELVGQSAAAGMVVALSVEGDTRPYAPEIEQTAYRVVQEALTNVHKHAAGAKTYVRLAHRVSEIAMQVENECPPEPGAVSAVRLPSGGNGLLGMKERVAALGGVFVSGPTDAGGFRVSAVLPSKP; from the coding sequence ATGACCACGACGGGGGAAGAGCACACCGCGGCCGGGACAGGGCCGTGGTGGTGGGTCAGGTGGCGCGGTGCCGCGCTCGACGTGGGCCTGGCGCTCATGTCGGCGGCCGAGTGCGCGACAGAGGGAATCCCGTTCGCACACGACGCGGGCCTGCCGGCCGCGGTGGGCGCGGTGTTCGGTCTGCTCGCCGGGTCCGTACTGCTGCTGCGGCGCAAGTGGCCGATCGCCGTCGTACTGGTGTCCATCGCGATCACGCCCGCGCAGATGGGCTTCGCGATGGGACTCGTCGGGCTGTACACGCTCGCCGCGTCCGAGCTGCCGCGCCGGATCATCGCGGCGCTCGCGGGGATGTCCTTCGCCGGGATGCTGATCGTCACGTTCGTCCGGGCCCATCAGGGCATGGTCCGCGGCGACGTGACCATGGGGGACTGGTTCGTCCCCTTCGTCTCCATCACGACCGCCATCGGCATGACCGCCCCGCCCGTCCTGCTCGGCCTGTACGTAGGGGCACGGCGCCGCCTGATGGAGAGCTTGCGCGAACGCGCCGACTCGCTGGAGCGGGAGTTGCAGCTGCTGGCCGAGCGGGCCGAGGAGCGGGCGGAGTGGGCGCGCAACGAGGAGCGCACACGGATCGCGCGGGAGATGCACGACGTGGTCGCGCACCGGGTGTCCTTGATGGTGGTGCACGCGGCGGCGCTCCAGGCCGTGGCCCGGAAGGATCCCGAGAAGGCCGTACGGAACGCGGCGCTGGTCGGCGACATGGGACGGCAGGCGCTGACCGAGCTGCGCGAGATGCTGGGCGTGCTGCGCACGGGGGACGGGCTGGCCTCGCGGCCCCAGCCGGTGCCGCTGGCCGCGGTGGGCATGGCGGCGGCCGCGGCGGCGTCGCGCGCGGCCGACGATCCGGGAGAGGGGCCCAGCCTCGCGGAACTGGACGAGCTGGTCGGGCAGTCGGCGGCGGCCGGGATGGTGGTCGCCCTCTCGGTGGAGGGCGATACGCGGCCGTACGCGCCGGAGATCGAACAGACCGCCTACCGGGTCGTCCAGGAGGCGCTGACCAACGTCCACAAGCACGCGGCGGGCGCGAAGACGTACGTGCGGCTCGCTCACCGGGTGTCCGAGATCGCCATGCAGGTCGAGAACGAGTGCCCGCCCGAGCCGGGGGCGGTGTCCGCCGTGCGGCTTCCCAGCGGGGGCAACGGGCTGCTGGGGATGAAGGAACGTGTCGCCGCGCTCGGCGGGGTGTTCGTCTCCGGCCCCACGGACGCGGGGGGTTTCCGCGTGTCGGCGGTACTCCCGTCCAAGCCCTGA
- a CDS encoding SUKH-3 domain-containing protein — MHADRTSTRFSVPVDAALRSAGWQPGRWDIKQAEYWADALREHESPAGHRHAVFPAAVEAWAEFGGLRVVPSGPGRQLAPVALDLDPLHGLHMARTLGDLGRALDAEVCPLGEESDSRALLAIDSEGRVYALDHTGDWYLGPDIDTALTTLVSGVEPARLTAG, encoded by the coding sequence ATGCACGCCGACCGCACCTCCACACGCTTCTCCGTCCCCGTGGACGCCGCACTCCGCTCCGCGGGGTGGCAGCCCGGACGCTGGGACATAAAGCAGGCCGAGTACTGGGCCGACGCACTGCGGGAGCACGAGTCGCCCGCCGGGCACCGGCACGCCGTGTTTCCGGCCGCGGTGGAGGCGTGGGCGGAGTTCGGGGGGCTGCGGGTCGTGCCGTCCGGGCCCGGCCGTCAACTCGCCCCGGTCGCGCTCGACCTCGACCCGTTGCACGGGCTGCACATGGCTCGCACGCTGGGTGATCTCGGGCGGGCGCTGGATGCGGAGGTGTGTCCGCTGGGGGAGGAGTCCGACTCCCGGGCGTTGCTCGCCATCGACAGCGAGGGGCGGGTGTACGCGCTCGATCACACCGGTGACTGGTATCTCGGGCCGGATATCGACACGGCCCTGACGACGCTCGTGTCCGGCGTCGAGCCGGCACGTCTGACCGCCGGCTGA
- a CDS encoding YwqJ-related putative deaminase gives MNATHTGTSGDPRVGWSSSEAPHTPTLLHRRDGILPTVAAALSVRGATLTGTAARGDQPPALHPLVQDFLDTLTSAQRDRFTGRCAEAILISRHITGLDAARSKRAARKPMTNGEARRALKQAKLTARRIREDGDPLHGGFAAPCRACTALSDHFGVRVVDPTVPAGD, from the coding sequence ATGAACGCGACGCATACAGGCACGTCCGGGGACCCGCGCGTCGGCTGGAGCAGCTCCGAGGCACCGCACACCCCCACCCTCCTGCACCGCCGGGACGGCATACTTCCGACCGTCGCCGCCGCCCTCTCGGTGCGCGGGGCGACCCTCACGGGCACCGCGGCCCGCGGCGACCAGCCGCCCGCTCTTCACCCCCTGGTCCAGGACTTCCTCGACACCCTCACCAGCGCGCAGCGCGACCGCTTCACCGGCCGCTGCGCCGAGGCGATCCTGATCTCCCGGCACATCACCGGCCTCGACGCCGCGCGCAGCAAGCGGGCCGCGCGCAAGCCGATGACCAACGGCGAGGCGCGCAGGGCCCTCAAACAGGCCAAGCTCACCGCCCGTCGTATCCGTGAGGACGGTGACCCCCTGCACGGGGGCTTCGCGGCGCCGTGTCGTGCCTGCACGGCGCTCAGCGACCACTTCGGTGTCCGCGTCGTCGATCCGACGGTGCCCGCCGGCGACTGA
- a CDS encoding SMI1/KNR4 family protein, with amino-acid sequence MTTGRLGQQAAPPNAAYAGQVVHFPDPVRAARHPRGVRVDAHGHPDFSAYARAAAEIAEPPEGFGVDELRLTDYVSANAALAATGHELWDTIPSVSTPHGWTWHHVAGTRRLELVPVEVKALLRHHGGIATTAVDHTKRGTRPLQETRPAHFALPKSSVAVTEQQVLAVEEDLGYRLPGAYRSFLKAAGGCAPVGAVLDAELGLLLDQPFFTVREEAAVNDLVYINKCLRDHLTKDYLCVGFVQGGLLAVKVKGDAIGSVWFCAYDDARDQDAWPPAERVRRLLLSCGADFDQFLSRLAGNPPELETVANLMVDGGFAHAVPVSSVSSVGE; translated from the coding sequence ATGACGACAGGTCGGCTCGGGCAGCAAGCCGCGCCGCCGAACGCGGCCTACGCCGGGCAGGTCGTGCACTTCCCGGATCCGGTCCGGGCCGCTCGCCACCCCAGGGGTGTACGGGTCGACGCGCACGGCCACCCCGACTTCTCGGCGTACGCGCGTGCCGCCGCGGAGATCGCCGAACCCCCGGAGGGTTTCGGCGTCGACGAACTGCGCCTGACGGACTACGTGTCCGCGAACGCGGCGCTCGCCGCGACCGGCCACGAGCTGTGGGACACGATCCCGTCCGTGTCCACACCGCACGGCTGGACCTGGCACCACGTGGCCGGTACCCGGCGGTTGGAGCTCGTCCCCGTCGAGGTGAAAGCCCTGCTGCGGCACCACGGCGGCATCGCGACCACGGCTGTCGACCACACCAAGCGCGGGACGCGGCCGTTGCAGGAGACGCGGCCCGCGCACTTCGCGCTGCCGAAGTCCTCGGTCGCGGTGACGGAGCAACAGGTGCTCGCGGTCGAGGAGGATCTCGGCTACCGGCTGCCGGGCGCCTACCGGTCCTTCCTGAAGGCGGCGGGAGGCTGCGCGCCGGTCGGCGCCGTGCTCGACGCGGAGCTCGGACTCCTGCTCGACCAGCCCTTCTTCACGGTGCGGGAAGAGGCCGCGGTCAACGACCTCGTCTACATCAACAAGTGCCTGCGCGACCATCTGACCAAGGACTACCTGTGCGTCGGTTTCGTGCAGGGCGGCCTGCTCGCCGTGAAGGTGAAGGGCGACGCGATCGGGTCGGTGTGGTTCTGCGCGTACGACGACGCCCGCGACCAGGACGCGTGGCCTCCGGCCGAGCGGGTGCGGCGGCTGCTGCTGTCCTGCGGCGCCGACTTCGACCAGTTCCTGTCCCGGCTCGCGGGCAATCCGCCGGAGCTGGAGACGGTGGCGAACCTGATGGTGGACGGCGGCTTCGCGCACGCCGTTCCCGTCTCTTCCGTGTCTTCGGTGGGGGAGTGA